TCATTTGGGCTTCCAGCTCCTGGATACGTTCTCGCAGCCCGGTCATGGACTCGGCCTCATCCTTAGCTGTTGGCACAGCTCTAGGCTCAGATGACCCAGGGGCCAGTGGGGAATCTGGGTGTGAGGGTTGGCAGAGGCTGAGGGCTCCCCGCAGGCTCCATATGTAGTGTTCTTGCAAGGCCCTCAGTTCCTCCTGATGCACAGCCTGCAGCTCCCGGACCTTCAGCTGGAACCTGTCCTCCAGCATCTTCATTTGCTGCACATGATGCTGTTCCATGGCCTGCCTGTCCTTGACGGAGGCGTCTAGCTGGCTGAGAACCCGGCTACGCTCAGCCTGCAGTGTATTTTCAGTGTGGCTCAGCTGCTCCACCATGCACCTGATCTCTTCCTCATACCTGCCCTGTAGGGCAAACATGCTCTCACTGtgtttgctttctgcttcttgtaGACATCTCTGCTGATGGTCCATCTGGCTCACTTTGGCCTTGAGCTCAGTGTTTTCCTTTTCAATGAGGGCGATAACCTTCTGGTACTCACTCTTCTGCTTGTGGAGAAGTTCTTCATATTCTTCCTTCAGGGCCCCAACTGCTTGTGCACGCTTCTGGCAAGAAGCCCTCCTAGCCTCCTGATAGGCCTTCTTGTAAAATCTCAGCTCCTTTTCATACTCCAGCCGAATTCGGCATGCTGCATAGCACACTTGAGCCTGAATAATTGCGTCTTGAACCAGTAATGAAGAATACTGACCAAGGCCCTCTAGACAAGCATCATATGAGAGATGCTGGGACATCCGCAGAAGCCTATGGCAACCCCCAAGTGGCTCTGTGGGAGGCAGGACTGGCAAGGCGGCTGAAATCTCCTCAAGGATGTTAGCCTTTTCTCTCAGCTGCTGGGCCAGCTCATCCTGAATGGCAGCAAGGACTTCAGGACTCTGATGCAAAGCCTGCAAAGGCTCTTGGGAGCCATCTGTGCCTGGCCTCAGTACCTCTCCTAATGGGCTCTGGTCCCAGGATGTCTGTACCTGGTCCTCCCTGCCAGTTGGATGCCTGAGGGTTTCTAAGATCTGCTGTATTACTCTTTCAAAGTCTGGGGTTTGGTAGGCTCCCAAGATTTCTCCCAGCATGCACTTGTGCTGCTGGAGGGCTGCCTGGGTCCCCTGTAGGGTCTCCTGTATGCTCTGCAGCCTACGGTGAAACACTTCTCTTACTGATTGTGTGGCACAGCTGAGCTCTGCACGAATCCATGTGGCATCAGCCAGACTCTGGGGAGTATGCTGCTGCCTGTCTCCTGATGTGCAGGCTGTTTCTTCTCCCAGTGTCCCTAGGTGTTTACTTAGCGACTCGACCTGGCTCCAGAACTCACCATTCACCAGTACCTTCTTGGCCCAGATCTCCATTGAAGCCTCAGCAGAGGGGGCAGCACTTTCTTCCTTCAGTGGCCACTCCCCTGACTGAGTAAGCTCACAGAGAACACCATACACATCTGAAGTGGTATGTTCTAGAGAGTCAGCTATCTTGTTGATGAGTGAGGCCTCCAGGACTATCTGAGCAGAAAGCAGCTTCCTGTGCTCCTGCTCATTCAAGACAGGCTGACAGGGCTGCTGCACAGGGGCTACCATACCGCTTTCCATGGGTTGCCCCTTCTCTTGCTCAGCCTGTGTCCTGCTCTCTGCAGGGGAAGCCCACGGTTGAAGGGCCTTGATGGCACTCACAAGCATACTCTCTATGTTAGCCAGGGAGGCTGCACATGCATCCTGGCCCTTCTCCTGGTCAGCCCATGGCAAAGACCTTAGCTTTTCCCAGCAGTTTTCTAAGCATGTCAGGGCTTGGCTATTTTTGGCTTGGAAGTCTTCCAGCTCCCCAGGGTGATGCTCAATGTTTgtgaccttctgttgtctttcCTGCTCTAGCTGAGAGGCCAGAGCGCTAGCCTGCAGCAGGCTGGCACGGAGCTGCTCCCGCAACTGTGCCTCAGTGCCAGCCCACTGCTGGTGCAGTGCAAGCAATGCCTCCTGACTCTGCCCCTGCTGGCTTTCTAGCCTCACAGTCACATCTTTGAGTTTCTCCTCTGTGACATAGAGCTTCGTCTCCAGAGAGTGGATTATAGAGATGTACGTTTCGGCATCTGCAGCTGCTGGGAGTGTGCTAGGGGTAGCTTCTGAGGACACACTATCCTCTGAGGGTGACTGGTCCTGGCTGGTGTCTGATGATGTGCTGCTAGTCCAGGCCTTTGCACACCCCTCGGGGTGTATGTATCTTTGACACTGGATTGTGGAGAACCTGATTCTTGGCCTTTTTATAGGTGCTCCCTGATCAGACTTAGATGTGCTTTGCAGATGCCCCTCCCGATCAGGCATATCAGCTGACTTTGGGAGTATGTGTTCCTCTCTGCTGAGGCTACCACTGCTACCCTCATCCCCCAGACCAGTACTTGGATCTTCATCTTCTAGCTGTGAGTGGGGAAAGCCAGGAAATACTCTGGTGACTGAGCCTAAGGGCAAAATGCCACTGTCGTCCTCTGTGGTGTCTGTGGTACTTTGAGGCTCTTTGGCATCCTTTGGAGAATCACTCACAAATCTCCTTAGACACTCTTCCTTTTCCTGCAGCttaatttctgtttcctctaAGCTGCTGCCCAAGGCAATCATTTTAACTAGAGCCTCATTGAGGTCTTGGTCTTTCTTTTCCAGAACTCTCTCATGTGCTTCCTTAATGTGCTTCagctcctcttctttttctctcagcaGAGTGCGCACGCTCTGTAGCTGGATAGAGACCCTGTGGTGTGAGTGCTCGAGGTTCTGGTAGTCAGTTTCCCTTCCCCTCAGCTTCTCTTGGAGCTCAGCCACATCCCCATCGGATGTGGCCACACGTTCCATAAGCTCTTGAAACTGATGCTTGATGAGATCCCGTTCATCATGGAGGCTCTGTACATGCTGGGCTAGCTGGCGAATGCTGGCCTCCCGGGCCTCCAGCTCTTCCTCTAGCTTGTGTACCTGCTCATTGCCTTTGCATGTTTCACTCAGCTTCTCTTTCTGGAGGGCCTCCACCTGCTGCACGTGGCCTTGTAGCTGATCCTCATAGGCACTGGCCTTGTCCTCGACTTCCTTCAGGTTCTGCAGCAGTGCCTGCTTTTCCTGCTCACAGCTCTCCAGCAACAATGTATAGTTCCTCTTCAACTTCTTCTCCATCAGacgctgggcttgctcactggtACCTAGCTGTTGGCTGAGCTCAGCAATGCATTCCTGCAGCTTCTGCACCTCCTTCTGTCGGTCTCGTTGCAATGCCTGTTGTGTTTCCAGGTCTCTGAGTTCCTGTGTCTTCTCTAACAGCAGGGCTTCTGTACTTTTGAGTTTCTGCTCACTGGCCCTCAGCTGGCCACTGAGCATGGCCTTGCTGTGCTGCCACTCCTCCAGCTGCTCTCGAACCTTGCCCTGCTCCAGCTTCAGCTCACCCTTGAGCTTGGCTAGAGCCTGCTCCTTAATGGCCAGCTCTGCAGCCGCATTACTAAGTCTTGTCTGCAGGGTCTGAATCTCAGCCTCATGGTGCCGGATTGCATCCTTGGCCTCCCCATAGCTATGTTTCAGGGTCTGAATCTGCTGTGTGATGAGCTCCTGCCGCCGGCACTGAGCTTCCAGCTCACTCTGGAGGTCTTGGTTGACTCTATGGAGCCTCTGCCAAGCACCCGATGgagaagtggccacttcagtcttaAAAAAACCGATTAAATACTGGTTAGTAACACTCAGGCCACCCTGTTCTGAGTGTCACACCTCTGGCCAGGATCAATCATAGAAAAGCTCCTTGGTGGGTTTGCCTTTAATCCTttgtacaacttttttttttcttcatttaaagaaaaattcaaattaatgtgggttttgtttgttttgttttgggtaaATATAGAGTTGCTTCTACATAAACAGAACACAAGGACAAAAACACCAATAAAACAGCTCTAACTGAACAGTATCTAGAAGAAATGAATCAAATAAAGCTGAATAATGGAACACACTGAAGTacaacagagactgaaggacgAAATAATTGGTTTTGCAAAACAAAGTATGCAGTTCTAGACCACATGTTTAAAGCAGTACAAGGCATAAGGCACAAGAAAGTGACGTCACTTCCTTCcatgacaggaagagaaggaaggcaggTAACTACTTGAGAGATGTCAGCAAAGTAACATTGGAACATTTCCTCTAGAAAGCGTAGTCAGGCCTCCACCGTAAGGAGAAAACTAATCTCTACCTgcaagaagaagacagaacaaggGGAATGCAGATCATGAagcaaaatgtaataaaaacaaaccttcatAAAGCTCAAAATAAGAGTGAAtgcaaaacccaaaataaaacacaaactccCCATACTAAGAGACACACAAAAGAGACAGAACTAATATAAAGCAGGTAAGACAATCCGGCTAAGTCAGGCGAGCCCCACCTAGAATCTGGCCTGCCCAGGCTCCCTCAGTCTGTTGGTGGGGAAGCCACAGATGTGACACTCAGGTAAGTTCCAGTTCCACACCATGTTTACCAAAGCATGCaggcccccccgccccccccagcaAAAAGCACAGCACCCTATCCCAAGCTTGCCTCTCTGAACCCTCAGTGCCCCAAAGGCCCTTTCCCCTTTTGACTGCAAGCATTTTCAAAGCTCATGGGTAATCATTAGATTCAGCAGGAAGCTGCTGCCCCCATGCTGACCAAGGTTGTTCAGTATAGATACACATGATGGTCCATGTTAGATACACAAGTTAGCAATGTGCAAAACTCCTTAGCAGTCCCTTTACCACCAAGTATGAAGTCAAGTCTTGTATGATGAAACCATCAAAGGCTTAAGAAAATGACCCTTAAATTAGGGATAGTCTGAATGAATACCCTGAGTAGGCTGTGTAGAAGGGAGATGCCTGCCATGGCCAGTTCCAGGCAAGGTCTGAAGTAGGACAACAGTGAATTGGCTGGAAGGGAAGACGGTACAGTAATGTCAGATCAGGGACGTAAGCCAGAGAAACACACAGCAGTGTGAGGGATAGACATGAAGGTAACACAGGCTGTGGTTGAGGGGAGTGAAGGACCCTAGGATCACCTGCAACCTGATGACAAAGATTGAGGTCAATACACAAGGGTCTGGGCATGCCAACAAGCAACTTGGCAGAGACTCCAGGTCTTTGAAAGCGAAGGCCTTTGGAGAACTAATTCTAAATTACACCGGCAGAAGGCTGCTACTGTAGGAGAAGGAGTGTACTTCTGGGATTAGTGGGAGAGTCAAGATTAGAACCTGGGATCATAACAGCAATCTAAAACCAGTACCTTATCCTTGGTCTTTGCTGGGAGCTTCAGCTCAGTTCTACCACCCCATTCCACTCTCCCTCATATTTCTGTTACCCAACAGCTGGCAACATTCCATCTCCTTCATGTCCCAGAGCTAGCATGGATCCTAGGAAGCTGGCTATAGGAAAATAGCACACAGCACCTGTCCTTATACCAGGCTATCTGGAGACTGTTTTTGACATATCTACATCAGGGGTACTCTAGGGATCTG
The nucleotide sequence above comes from Arvicanthis niloticus isolate mArvNil1 chromosome 6, mArvNil1.pat.X, whole genome shotgun sequence. Encoded proteins:
- the Mprip gene encoding myosin phosphatase Rho-interacting protein isoform X1, encoding MSAAKENPCRKFQANIFNKSKCQNCFKPRESHLLNDEDLTQAKPIYGGWLLLAPDGTDFDNPVHRSRKWQRRFFILYEHGLLRYALDEMPTTLPQGTINMNQCTDVVDGEARTGQKFSLCILTPDKEHFIRAETKEIISGWLEMLMVYPRTNKQNQKKKRKVEPPTPQEPGPAKMAVTSSSGGTSGSSSSSSSIPSAEKIPTTKSTLWQEEMRAKDQPDGTSLSPAQSPSQSQPPAACTARETGLESKEDESTISGDRVDGGRKVRVESGYFSLEKAKQDLRAEEQLPPLLSPPSPSTPHSRYGCPGSPSQELSHSLHSPGLPAPSRMVYSICPDSLGEASRPPNHMDSSSAGGWGTEILGSTFAFKASRQYAALADVPKAIRISHREAFQVERRRLEHRTRARSPGREEVARLFGNERSSTPLVQHACHAHPHCEGAGSPRRESRSLVWWEETILPAGSSQLSDPRRSQVIEKFEALDIEKAEHMETNMLILTTPSSDTRQGRSERRAIPRKRDFASEAPTAPLSDACPLSPHRRAKSLDRRSTESSMTPDLLNFKKGWLTKQYEDGQWKKHWFVLADQSLRYYRDSVAEEAADLDGEIDLSTCYDVTEYPVQRNYGFQIHTKEGEFTLSAMTSGIRRNWIQTIMKHVLPTSAPDVTSSLPEGKNKSTSFESCSRPNEKQEAEPGEPDPEQKKSRARERRREGRSKTFDWAEFRPIQQALAQERASTVGSSDSGDPGCLETESGELERERARRREERRKRFGMPDTSDGPGVEDTALRMDIDRSPGLLGTPDLKTQNVHVEIEQRWHQVETTPLREEKQVPIAPLHLSLEDRSERLSTHELTSLLEKELEQSQKEASDLLEQNRLLQDQLRVALGREQSAREGYVLQTEVATSPSGAWQRLHRVNQDLQSELEAQCRRQELITQQIQTLKHSYGEAKDAIRHHEAEIQTLQTRLSNAAAELAIKEQALAKLKGELKLEQGKVREQLEEWQHSKAMLSGQLRASEQKLKSTEALLLEKTQELRDLETQQALQRDRQKEVQKLQECIAELSQQLGTSEQAQRLMEKKLKRNYTLLLESCEQEKQALLQNLKEVEDKASAYEDQLQGHVQQVEALQKEKLSETCKGNEQVHKLEEELEAREASIRQLAQHVQSLHDERDLIKHQFQELMERVATSDGDVAELQEKLRGRETDYQNLEHSHHRVSIQLQSVRTLLREKEEELKHIKEAHERVLEKKDQDLNEALVKMIALGSSLEETEIKLQEKEECLRRFVSDSPKDAKEPQSTTDTTEDDSGILPLGSVTRVFPGFPHSQLEDEDPSTGLGDEGSSGSLSREEHILPKSADMPDREGHLQSTSKSDQGAPIKRPRIRFSTIQCQRYIHPEGCAKAWTSSTSSDTSQDQSPSEDSVSSEATPSTLPAAADAETYISIIHSLETKLYVTEEKLKDVTVRLESQQGQSQEALLALHQQWAGTEAQLREQLRASLLQASALASQLEQERQQKVTNIEHHPGELEDFQAKNSQALTCLENCWEKLRSLPWADQEKGQDACAASLANIESMLVSAIKALQPWASPAESRTQAEQEKGQPMESGMVAPVQQPCQPVLNEQEHRKLLSAQIVLEASLINKIADSLEHTTSDVYGVLCELTQSGEWPLKEESAAPSAEASMEIWAKKVLVNGEFWSQVESLSKHLGTLGEETACTSGDRQQHTPQSLADATWIRAELSCATQSVREVFHRRLQSIQETLQGTQAALQQHKCMLGEILGAYQTPDFERVIQQILETLRHPTGREDQVQTSWDQSPLGEVLRPGTDGSQEPLQALHQSPEVLAAIQDELAQQLREKANILEEISAALPVLPPTEPLGGCHRLLRMSQHLSYDACLEGLGQYSSLLVQDAIIQAQVCYAACRIRLEYEKELRFYKKAYQEARRASCQKRAQAVGALKEEYEELLHKQKSEYQKVIALIEKENTELKAKVSQMDHQQRCLQEAESKHSESMFALQGRYEEEIRCMVEQLSHTENTLQAERSRVLSQLDASVKDRQAMEQHHVQQMKMLEDRFQLKVRELQAVHQEELRALQEHYIWSLRGALSLCQPSHPDSPLAPGSSEPRAVPTAKDEAESMTGLRERIQELEAQMSVMREELGHKELEGDVAALQEKYQRDFESLKATCERGFAAMEETHQKKIEDLQRQHQRELEKLREEKDRLLAEETAATIAAIEAMKNAHREEMERELEKSQRSQISSINSDIEALRRQYLEELQSVQRELEVLSEQYSQKCLENAHLAQALEAERQALRQCQRENQELNAHNQELNNRLAAEITRLRTLLTGDGGGESTGLPLTQGKDAYELEVLLRVKESEIQYLKQEISSLKDELQTALRDKKYASDKYKDIYTELSIAKAKADCDISRLKEQLKAATEALGEKSPEGTTVSGYDIMKSKSNPDFLKKDRSCVTRQLRNIRSKSLKEGLTVQERLKLFESRDLKKD